Proteins from a genomic interval of Rhodococcoides fascians A25f:
- a CDS encoding exodeoxyribonuclease III: MRLATWNVNSVRSRQDRIVDWLQRSDVDVLAMQETKCKDAQFPYQRFTDIGYEVAHVGLSQWNGVAIASRVGLDDVQIGFEDQPGFSKDPEIDPAQEARAIGATCDGVRVWSLYVPNGRDLADPHYTYKLEWLAALKADAQAWVAADPEAQIALVGDWNIAPTDDDVWDPALFEGKTHTSQAERDAFAAFADAGFTEVTRQFTPEPGTYTYWDYTQLRFPKKQGLRIDMALTSPALSARITGASIDREERKGKGASDHAPVIIEIG; encoded by the coding sequence GTGCGCTTGGCTACCTGGAATGTGAACTCCGTCCGCTCTCGTCAGGATCGAATCGTCGATTGGTTGCAGCGATCCGATGTCGATGTACTCGCGATGCAGGAAACCAAGTGCAAGGACGCACAGTTTCCGTATCAGCGGTTCACCGATATCGGATACGAGGTGGCCCACGTCGGACTGAGTCAGTGGAACGGCGTCGCCATCGCGTCCCGAGTCGGTCTCGACGACGTGCAGATCGGGTTCGAGGATCAGCCCGGGTTCAGCAAGGATCCCGAGATCGATCCCGCGCAGGAAGCCCGCGCCATCGGAGCCACGTGTGACGGTGTGCGCGTCTGGAGCCTCTACGTGCCGAACGGCCGCGACCTCGCCGACCCGCACTACACCTACAAACTCGAATGGCTCGCCGCCCTGAAGGCCGACGCTCAGGCGTGGGTTGCGGCCGATCCGGAGGCCCAGATCGCGCTCGTGGGCGACTGGAACATCGCGCCCACCGACGACGACGTCTGGGATCCTGCGCTGTTCGAGGGCAAGACCCACACCTCCCAGGCCGAGCGTGATGCTTTTGCCGCATTCGCCGACGCCGGATTCACCGAGGTGACGCGGCAGTTCACTCCCGAGCCCGGAACGTATACCTACTGGGATTACACGCAGCTGCGGTTTCCCAAGAAGCAGGGCCTACGCATCGACATGGCGCTGACCTCGCCTGCGCTCTCGGCCCGGATCACCGGTGCCTCGATCGACCGCGAGGAACGCAAGGGCAAGGGAGCCAGCGATCACGCTCCGGTGATCATCGAGATCGGCTGA
- a CDS encoding N-acetylglutamate synthase, CG3035 family — translation MLRYRLPPGHTHPMTDVIGELVTLDADAVSVRGRDGSLVQVAAERVVALKPLGPKPIRTSEIRALEAAAADGWPGVEREWIDGWQLRFGHGFTGRANSAAPLEPGASTTPETLARICDRYTARGLTPTLSLPDRLGTAPAGWTSYNESAVMAADISNLVLREGDSAITVTAEPTTDWLTSLHYQGRAAPHGAAEVASAIHEGTLGFGTLGAGAVGSGAIAVGRAAVTTAPDGRHWVGLTSLWVSPEHRRNGLGTLMCGELVRWGREHGATHAYLQVAVDNTVALALYRDLGFVDHHHYRYARPDSH, via the coding sequence ATGCTCCGCTATCGGCTGCCGCCCGGGCACACCCATCCGATGACGGACGTGATCGGTGAGCTGGTGACGCTCGACGCCGATGCCGTCTCGGTCCGCGGCCGGGACGGATCGTTGGTGCAGGTTGCCGCCGAGCGCGTCGTAGCCTTGAAACCGTTGGGCCCGAAGCCGATTCGGACGTCGGAGATCAGGGCACTCGAAGCTGCCGCCGCCGACGGATGGCCGGGCGTCGAGCGAGAATGGATCGACGGTTGGCAGCTGCGCTTCGGTCACGGTTTCACCGGTCGCGCCAATTCGGCGGCACCGCTCGAGCCCGGGGCGTCGACGACGCCCGAGACGCTGGCGAGAATCTGCGATCGATACACCGCACGGGGATTGACGCCGACGCTGTCGCTACCCGATCGTCTCGGCACCGCTCCGGCCGGATGGACGTCGTACAACGAGAGTGCCGTCATGGCGGCAGACATCTCGAATCTTGTTCTGCGCGAGGGCGACTCGGCCATCACCGTCACGGCGGAGCCGACCACCGACTGGCTGACGTCACTGCACTACCAGGGTCGCGCAGCACCTCACGGCGCTGCAGAAGTGGCGTCGGCGATCCACGAGGGCACCCTCGGGTTCGGCACGCTCGGAGCAGGTGCAGTCGGATCAGGCGCGATCGCAGTCGGACGAGCGGCGGTCACCACCGCCCCGGACGGTCGCCACTGGGTGGGACTGACCTCCCTCTGGGTCTCCCCCGAACATCGCCGCAACGGACTCGGCACCTTGATGTGCGGCGAACTGGTGCGGTGGGGACGCGAGCACGGCGCAACCCACGCGTACCTGCAGGTGGCCGTCGACAACACCGTCGCGCTCGCCCTGTACCGAGACCTGGGCTTCGTCGACCATCACCACTATCGCTACGCGCGACCGGATTCACACTGA